CTGCTTCTGCACCACCTAGAGTTACGCCCTTGCCTGCAAGTCTCATTTGGGAATTGCAGGGAGAAAATTAATCCtttttttcaattctgcatcaaaattagcACAGAcctatgcagattttgctgcagaatttaccacgcattgcggtgtgtcctgcaggctaATTCCATCCtggtgaaaggtccctaagtagTTAGACAGTACAAACCTAGACTAAGATTGTGCCACATTGATCACAGTGGCTCTGTTGTATCTTTAGGCTACCTAAACacagctgcagaatttctgttgcTTTTCTGCAGATGGCCGAAGTTAACGAGCTATGCGGaatttgctgcgatttttgttgCACATTTTGGATATGTAGTTGTTTTTTTATGTGCaggttttctgttgcagaatgtGTTTTTGTGATATAGCAGTAGTTGTTCCTGCAATGAGGTCACACCGGCTAACTGTATTTTCAAACATCAGCAAATGCCAATTTCTAAGCAAAATCAGTCTGGAAACACTTCCTAATCCAcaacacaagtgtatttgcaaattttggtgctgtttttccgttctccattgatttccatggcaaAAATACACTGCATGTCCATGCAGTTTCCACAgcataaggccgaatgcacacagcccggtcggattccgactgcgagatctcgcagcggaatcaggccTTGTGCCTTGGCGGTGACCCCCATGTATTTGTGTGATGTCTTTTTCTCCGAGCTGCGCATGTGCCGGTTGGCGcgccgctgcacatgcgcagtgcagagaatgaaaCGCTGTAGTGCCAGAGATGACACTGATCCACGGCGATTtcgaaattgacattttggaatcgccgcaggacggacggcttccattgactgcaatggaagccgtctgtgcaaggcccgcactagaataggacattctgcgatttttcccccgcgagcggaaaattgcagttgatttccactcacgATTTTCCAtaacatgtctatgggcagtatttgctgcgagatccagatcccgcagtgcaaatacgtccatgtgcatTGGGTattaatagacatgctgcagatgcGAAATCCACAGCGCTTTTTAAATTAGGCGTCCTTCACACAAGCACTCTTGCGTGCAAATTTTCATGCAAAAATTGGGCTGCAGGAACCGCAACCATTAAAACCCATAGGTGTCATAGGGTGCACTCACATTGGCCGATTTTCTGCGCaaatttttgcctttggcaaaaATACGCGACATGCTTTATTTTGGGTCGCATTTGCACAACTGAGgctccataggaatctatggtgcGCACAAATGCGCCCTTGTCCTGAATGAAATTACGCTATTCACAGAGCAATTTTACGGTGTTAATCGATAACAATGGGAACTAATTAGGCTTACCCGCCTACTTGGTAGGCGGTTCCATCCACTAAGTGGGATGACCCGCCTACTCATTAGAATGCCCCACCTCTTCAAACATGGTGAAGGTGTCTCCCACGCCGATGTGAACAGGGTCGGCAGCGTGGAAAAGAAGTGTAAGGAGCATGGATCCACTTGTCAAAGGACGGGATCGGGGTCTATTCAGAGCGCAATCATGTCCTTCTCTGGTGAGCATGATTACGTCATGCACATTTGAAGGAGGCCTTACCAGCGTTTCTGCAGTGTGGCTGTGCGGGTCTTCTATCTTTGCCACTGCGGATGTGACCGGAAGCGCCGACCAGTGCGCcaatgcacatgtgcagtggagtttttaagttttttttttaatctcctgctttcccgcaggatTCACGGCTCGTCTGCAGTGTGAGCTGTGGGCGGGCCGtgaatcggatggcttccatttacttcaatggaagacgtccatgCAGGATCCACAGCTAaatggaaaaatggagcatgatgcgctttgttttctggaccaaaagatcCGCAAAACAAGTCCACATGCTAAAATTCAGCTGCGGACACTTATGTTTGTCTATGAGCAGCTCGAACTGCGAATCGTCCACGCGGGTTTCccatgtggattccgcaattccattcaacctgtggacattgggcctaagacccTACAAGTTGCTTTGActggccagcgctgctcatgtgggcaaccctggccaatcaaagcagcatgtaggaTCTTATACTTGTAACGCATAATAATGCACAGtgagcatcaggtagtcagaaaagctcTTGTGGCCATCTTCGTTTGTTCAGGTCTGGAGGGTCATCTTAAGTGCATAGTAGTGTAATGGTGTGAATTGGTGACTATGGGACTAATCGAATCATTAGCAGCTCAGTAACCCCTACACCCCACTTTAAGCACCAAGAGCAACTTGTGTCATTGGTAAGTATTAGGTTTTCATATAGACGTCAACCAGTTTGGATGTTCATAGTGACAAGTTGAGATGTAGGGGGTTTAAACTGAACGAACCAATAATTTGAGTAAATATTATCCATAAATCCGGTCAAGGGCAGTTGGCCTGCTTGTTGGCAGTGCCCACACGATAATGaatttttctatgctaaaaagcAGCCACTGGTATTGTTGATGCTTGGTGGACATCAAAGACAAAGGACTGCATACCAGAAATAAATATATGGCCCCTTTTAAATACTGTCTGACCCCACCACACTCCGAACCACCCTGCtgccttcatgcaatttttatgACTTGACTACATGTTCCACTTCCGGGTTTGTTAACAATGCAGCACTCATACCACGTGCCTGCAGATATGAATCCGGTGGAGGTAAGCGCCCATGGTTCAGGTCCGTGATGGCGCATCAGCTGACGGAAGGAGATCGGgggttgtatttttttcaaaacaaATAAACTTTCACTAATATGAATCAAAATTTAGTTTTACTCCATTGGAGGGCACTTGTACTCAAATGTTGCACCGTGAACACAAGTCTCGTTCCCCCTTCTTCTGCATTGATGGTAGTTATCATAAATGCAGATTTCACTGTCATGCTCTGGTACAGTAGGCAATGTATGGGCCTTTATCCTGACATCCTCTGAGAGGCTACGTTACTCTTTCCTCGTTATATGACTTTATGTACAGCTAGCCTCTGGTATTAGCTGCCATGGCTGCCAGCCTCCTGCCCACTCCACAGCATAGGGATACAGCCACACCCATGGCTTGTGCCGCTACTCAGCCACAACGGCCTCCGCCACTTCAGCTCTGTCTGCTCTATATGTTGTACCCAGTGGGCTGTATTCTTTTTCTCACGCTGCATTTGTGCTGCATCACAGTCATAAAAAAGCTGCTGCCCCTCCTCCACTTTGTCACATGGCgctgcacagccaatcagaggcctctgcTTGTGTTGTAGCTCTCTCTTGTGGTCAATTTTAATAATGcagcctttttattttttaatttagagCTCTGTCCAGAGTTCACTGTAGATCATAAGTAAGAGAGGAGCAGGGCACTGCTCATGTCTCTTACAGAAGTACTCAATGTATATTAAAATAGTGACAAGGTCAATATACAATGTCCTCTAATCTCCTAATCTTCATTTTTTCCACctcactttaaaaagaaaaatcacaactctcttatttttctattgacacggctgtataagggctcacttttttgctggacgagttgtatttttcaatggtactatttattgtatcatATAAGGTAGTGAAAAGCctcagtactcagccaatcagaggcagcacttacccattcatgtattcatgaatgggtgagtgaatgctgcctctgattggctgagtgctgggaccaatcagaggcagctctcagctgtcattcaatagctgagagctgcctctgattggtcacactgctcagcccattcagcaggtggggattttaaatccccgcctgctgaatactcctcacagcagtgcaggagaagagccagctggacgtggctgagccctggcaggtgaagaaaggtgagtatagattttttttcatttctatcaccattttttcttgtttttcagggaagggctaatatttaaagccctttcctaaaaaacaattacaggatgccggcagctggatcccctaccacagctgtcatctgtgacagttgtggtagggaattctttattccctgcagggatgaagaattcctttgctgcatctgtcacagatgtggcaggtgcagcaggaaattctttttcctcgcggggatgaaggaaacatctgccacattttTCAAATTTATTAAAGATTAGAAAAATATGATTGTGTTCCTCTAAAAGCAGCACCACCCCTGCCCACAGGTTGCGTGTGGTATTGCGCTTGagccctattcacttcaatggaacttaGTTTCGATACTTGAAACAACCCATTGACAGGTCTAGTGCTGGATCTAGAAAAATGCAGCCATGCTTTTTTGATTATGGGCAACCTCTTCAACAATTACAGTACATTTGGTTTTCTTTAAGAGCATCTGCTATCTCACATCCAATGCTGAGTTACAATAAACATAATAGTCAGTGGCACAgctggaatggggggggggggcaggtggggcatgtgccctgagTACAGTGAGGAGAGGGGCACCAGACCCGCCTAAGTCATAGGAGGCAATCAGATGACTGCTACAGGAGAACTGAGTAAGAGCTACCTTTAGGGCTGAAGGACCTCTGATGTTATGATCATGTCACCAGTAACATGTATAGGAGGGTTGCTGGAGGACATTATCCTTTTGGGAACACATAGGATGACACTATCACTAAGGGGGCACGTAGGAAAACACTATCACTGTAGAAGAGGCAGACAGGAGAACACTTTCCCTTTGGGGGCACAGTGGAGGGCATTAACACTGTTGGGACACATAGGAAGACACTATcattgtgggggcacataggaagatactatcactgtggagggcacaAAGAGGGATTATTACCAAGTGGGAGAAGGAGGGCAGCATAGTTTTTGAGGCCCGATCTCTTAGGATCCCAAAAGCAAGCCTGGCTGCTAGAGTTATGCCAATGGTTCACTTAGGACCATGTTTAGATGGCGTTTTGCACTGTGCATTTGTAATGGAATATGTGCCAATTCCACATCAAGTCAATAGCGAAATCTGCCTCTGAAGTCTCTCATTAGTTTTAATGGATATCCATTGACTAACTTGAAATCCgtgtgcttaaaaaaaaagaagtagcaCTTCTTAATGTGGATTCTACATTGGCAAATTGCAGACAGATTTTCCCAATTGACCTTGCAAAATTCATATGTGGATCTGCAGCTCTAAGAAATGAAAATCCTTGTCAGAAATCTGCGGCAATCAGGTAGAATCGTCATGTGGATTTTTATTGACATCTGCCCCGAGTGAACagcttaaggccactctcacaggcGTTTTTACAGCGTTTTGGAAGGAATTTGAAAATGCAGTTCCAAAAGGCTGTAAACCGCAGCGATTAAATCCACTGAGtttttacaaacgcctgtgtgagaggggcctaaGAGAGCCAGCAACGCAGCAGAAAAAAGTTCCACAGTGGGGCGCCAAACTGAATTTTTGCACCCCATTCAGTGAGCGTTTAGCTACACTGCTGAACAAAGAGTAGGGCCACCGAGCAGCATGGTCACAGTGCAGGCCAGAACTGTAACAAAACAAGTTTGACATGGTTTAAAATAGATTAAATGGTTGACCAATTTAGCAGGTAAACAGCGTCTTTACGCACAAAACCGTGGGGCCAATATCAATCAATTTACAAACTGTGTCACTGTGTTGTTCAGCGCATTTCTAAGCTACATCTCAGCTGCCCAGAAACCACAATGTGGGGCGTTACCCGCTGATGTCCAGATCCGGATGCCACAAAGtaggaaaaaaacaattaaaaaagttAAGTTACATTGATTAAGGTAGGTGGAGGCGCGCCAAACTCTATCTTTGCCCTGGAAGGAGGAGGACCTAGCTGTTGATGATAACCTTCATAACTAAGCTACAAGCTCCTCTCTGTGGACTCTATAaaagatgtagatagatagatcgatcgatcgatagatagatagatagatagatagatagatagatagatagatagatagatagatagatagatatgagctagatagatattagatagatagatagatagatagatagatagatagattaggaaATATATATGGGGGAGCGCTCACAGAGAATGTGCTAAGGATACAGTTGTCTGACGAGTTAGACTTCTACGGTCAAAAAGTCCAATCTTCTCAGATGAGACCAAAGGTTAAAGGTGCTCTAAGGAAATTTTACATCATTTGTGAGATGGCAGCCAGAGGAAACTCCATTCACATGGTGAGGGAGACAAATATATTgcaagacaaaaaagaaaaattcctcagcgctcacaccagacTGTGTATATAAAAGAGTGGATGAAAGGATAGGACTTACTTAGTGGAGGCACCTATGGCCAAGGCGCCTCCCAATCCAGGATAACTTATCACACGGTGATGAAAACCAGCGGCAGCGGAGATATTTTCACAACTTTTAATGTGTGCAATATtaaaatacacaacgcgtttcggccgagaGGCCTTTTTCAAGGCCTTGTGTATTTTAATATTGCACACATTAAAAGTTGTGAAAATATCTCCGCTGCCGCTGGTTTTCATCACCGTGTGATAAGTTATCCTGGATTGGGAGGTGCCTTGGCCATAGGCGCCTCCACTAAGTCAGTCCTATCCTTTCATCCACTCTTTTATATACACAgtctggtgtgagcgctgaggaatttttcttttttgtcttgcgatagatagatagatagatagatagatagatatgagaaagatagatagatagatagatagatagatatgagaaagatagatagatatgagaaagatagatagatagatagatagatagatagatagatatgagaaagatagatatgagatagatagatagatagatagatagatagatagatagatagatagatagatagatagatagatagatatgagaaagatagatatgagatagatagatatgagatagatagatagatagatagatagatagatagatagatagatagatagatagatagatagatatgagatatatatgagatagatagatagatatgagatagatagatagatagatatgagatagatagatagatagatagatagatagatatgagatagatagatagatatgagatagatagatagatagatagatagatagatagatggatagatagatagatagatattagatagatagatagatagatagatagatagatagatagatagatagatagatagatatgagatagatagatatgagatagatagatagatagatttgagatagatagatagatattagatatgagatagatagatagatatgagataggtagatatgagatagatagatatgagatagatagatagatagatagatagatagatagaaagatagatatgagatagatagatagatatgagatagatagatagatatgagatagatagatatgagatagatagatagatagatatgagatagatagatagatagatatgagatagatagatatgagatagatagatatgagatagatagatagataatgaaatCCTCCTGAGAATGGAGGATGTAAACCTTGCACCTATTAACCATCAGGACTTTATCATTCAACCCTTCACTTTTTAGGCATTATATGGCCGTATTACACTATGTGGGCAGTGAATAGCAGCATGCTGTGGGCACCGAACAAAAGTATTATTTGACATTATAAGGCAGTATAACATATAAATATTTTGGTAAGATGTGTAAATATATTTGGATCGTTTTGACCATTTCATGATTAAGACAAGGACTTCACCCTTTTAAATTCAAcgttatgtattttatttttatatacaattcaccttttttttttctcgtccAGAAATAAAATATCTAAATGCATACAGACTTCAATGTTGTATATGTTCAGCTTTCGACAATACTTAGCAGAATAAATGCTTTATACATAATTATGTCCTCTCGTATTAATGAAGTTTACAGCTAAGTCGATAAACATGGAATCCTCAAGTCCTCTGATTGTATTTAACCAATAACAAGCGGAGACATTTACTAGTTATATTAAGAAGCTGCTCAAGGAACACTGGTTAAactatatacaatacaaaccatTCATACAAATGTAGACTAGGATATTGAagtatacaatatactgtaagaaAGATTTCAACCATTCACAACTTACACAAGTTCAGGTCAAAGTTTCTCAGCTCGGCCTCTGATATTCGGGAAGAGGAACATGACACATTCCAGTGTGACCCAGTATAACATGTAAATTGTAAATGGATTTCCATCTTTATTTCTGATGGGCTccaattgactccattcaccatcaTCAATGTGCCTTTTTTTGTGTTATGTTCATTAGGGAGCTAATGATAACCTGGAGGATTCATCCCAACGGCACACACCTAAGCATTTGTTTGTAGATGCAATGTCCTAGATTGTTAAACTTAGACTTATTATCATCATCTAGTATAAGCAATACCTCCTGGGTTAAAGTTGTAAGAGGGCGCAATTTCCATACTATCGATAAAGACTTCAGTATGGCTAATCCTTTTTGGTTCCATGTAAATCTTTTTGTGAAATGTTATGTATTCGACACTTaaaatgtgtgcgtgtgtgtttgTGCGTGTTCCCATTATATCCACAAGTGACTTACACCTAGTAAATGGCATATGGAGTGATCGGGGAAGGTCAATTGCATCTGATAAATTTCCAAtataaaagtttttcttttttttgttgtttttgtattttttttttttcatcatttgtTATGTAGACACATTCCAGGCAATTGATGGGACTTTCTTGGATACGGTTCCAGCCCAGTCACCTTTTGTTTTTCCTTAGAGGTAAGTTTTGCATACATGTTATTGTCAACCAGAAGGGAAGTAGGGCGTGTCACTGTGATAGTTGTAATCGGGACACACCTTTTGTACTAGTTTATAATCTGTACTATAAAATGATATATAAATACAGATCACTTTGAAGGGCTTGGAGCATAACCAAGATACATGACTTTGGGTTTGCTCCTGGTAGCATGTTTTTGAAGGGTCATAGTTGCAAAGTGTGTTCTTGGTAGCCTTGTCGACCTTTTCGTATTCGATACGACAATTGAAGGACTTGGAATCTTTAGCGTCGATCACCGTTTGCTGAGCCAAGTCAAATTCCACAATTTTGGTTGGAGGTACTAAGCTCACAGACACATTTCCTTGACCGGTAGAGTTGTGCCGAAAGTAGACACTGAAGGTTCCATTGCCATGGTCCACAATTTTCCCTGTTATCAACAAATTTAACTTTACAGTTTTGATATTGGAATGGAAATCTCCCCAGCCAAACATTTTCTTAAACTTCCCTGTCTTAACAATTGGCCGTCTTTTGGATCTGGAACGAGGTCCCTGAAGATCTGTCGAGTTCCTCAGCCATTCCCAGAGTTCTTGCTCTGTGTACGGCTCTGGAGTATCATATCTCATATCCAAGGAAGTTTGATTTTCTTTACCACGAAAAGTCTGTGAAAGGAGTCGACTGATAGACAAGTCTTTGTTACTTTCTGTCCATATATGCTTTAGTGTTGATATGGAGCCTCCTGATTTTAAACTTCCAAGTTTCCCGCCACCTGTTATATTTGCACATATCACCTGAAGAGAGAAAATGACAAATTTAATACAAGACAATATGACAATTTACTACAAAGTGAACACTTTATATGTTAAGCATATCATATTGATGTCCTATTACTAAATACACGGTGCCTTCAATGCTTAAAAAGGTGTCacctattttcttttattttaatatAAATCTAATACTAGCATGTTAATATGTTAAAAGGGTGGTctatttgtaaactattgatggcctatcctgtcaATAGTAGATCAGGAGGTTCTGCTGTCTGTGACCCTCACCGGTCAGTCATTCGAAAGACCAATGTGTTCCTgtactcagctgatttctgcaggaagcagacagctctgttcccattgctgTGCCCAGGTTAGTATTATTACACACAAagttgccattcacttcaatgtaaaCTTtcgctgcaataccaagtctggctacTGCAcagggaccctcaccgatcagcagTTCGAAAGACCAATGTGTtcctgtactgagctgatttctgcaagaagcggACAGCTCTattgccactgcagtggccaggcttgaacTCATTACACGCAAAGttgccattcactttaatgtaaACCTTGGTTGCAATACCAcatctggccactgcactgggaagagagctgtttacttcctgcaaaaatcagctcaatgTAGAAGCACATCAACCCACTGATCTATTATTGCTTGCCCAtcgtaaggataggccatcaatgataGATGACTAGCCCTGATGACTAGTGACTCCCCTGATTATAATGGTTCACTTTCGGTCCAGGGTCCTTCTATGCCCTGTGACAATAGCTTTTTTATGCAATCATCTTTATCCTGCCACCCGGGCTGGATTATAAGGAGGGCAAAAAGGCAATGGCCAGCGGGCTCCACTATTTTGAGTCTTCATCACCCACGTCAGGATGACTCATACTAGTTTTTAACTACAGATGATGCTTATACTAGATGATGATTATACTAGATGATGACTATATACAGTAGCTGTTATTTAGACATTCTAGTACCGTTATTTATGCATAGTGCTATCTGTTATTTGTGCATAATATGGCAGTTATTGAACCATTGTTTTGATTTTGCTATAATCCATAAAGttttgatacattgtatctctgttcttttcttcttttacttGTAATCCGATTTTTGGATCcagccttttttttccttccatccAAAAAATGGAGGCTACACATAATATTTTATTCTTCAAAGACCTTACTTCAGCCACGCCGAAAACCAAAAAAATCACAATGTACGCTGCTATAATATAACATTAGCACAGAGTGGTCTACATTTAAGTTAATCACTATATTAACAAATAAGGTTTGACTATCCTACTTAGCCATGACACACATGTACCTAGCCTTAGGATCACAGATATAGACTACAAAATGTAAATCTTTATTTCAaactctttaaaatgacatatatggGCCGACAAACAAATTAGACGTAAGGACAAAAGGT
This genomic window from Eleutherodactylus coqui strain aEleCoq1 chromosome 12, aEleCoq1.hap1, whole genome shotgun sequence contains:
- the NXPH1 gene encoding neurexophilin-1, with the protein product MQAVYCISALLLHSTLHLVICANITGGGKLGSLKSGGSISTLKHIWTESNKDLSISRLLSQTFRGKENQTSLDMRYDTPEPYTEQELWEWLRNSTDLQGPRSRSKRRPIVKTGKFKKMFGWGDFHSNIKTVKLNLLITGKIVDHGNGTFSVYFRHNSTGQGNVSVSLVPPTKIVEFDLAQQTVIDAKDSKSFNCRIEYEKVDKATKNTLCNYDPSKTCYQEQTQSHVSWLCSKPFKVICIYISFYSTDYKLVQKVCPDYNYHSDTPYFPSG